Within Bradymonas sediminis, the genomic segment ACGGTCAGCGATAAGCTGATGGCCAATATCCCGGCGACCTTTCAGCTCGCCCTGGCGAGCCTTGCGATTGCGCTGATGATCTCGCTGCCGCTGGGCATCGCGTCGGCGCTTCGGCCCAACTCCTGGGTCGATAATAGCTCGGCGGTCATCGCCCTTCTGGGGATTTCGGTGCCCAGCTTTTGGCTCGGGCCGATGCTGCTGATTCTGTTTAGCATCACCCTGCAGGCGCTGCCGAACCCGGGCAGCGGGGTCACCGGCCTCTCGACCCTCATCCTGCCCGCCATCACGCTGGGCAGCGCGCTGGCCGCCAAGCTCACGCGCATGACCCGATCGAGCATGATGGAGGTCCTAAGCCAGGACTATGTCCGCACCGCCAAGGCCAAGGGCAACCCGGCCTGGAAGGTCACCATTAAACACGCGCTTCGAAACGCGCTGATCCCGGTGATCACCATCCTCGGCCTGCAATTCGGCGCGCTTTTGGGCGGCGCGATTATCGTCGAGAAGGTCTTCGCGCGCCCCGGCCTGGGGACGCTTTTGCTCGACGCCATTAACTCGCGAAATTATCTCATCGTGCAGGGCTGCGTGATCTTCATCGCCTTCGCCTACGTGGTCGTTAACCTGCTCACAGACCTGATCTATAGCTGGGTCGACCCGCGGATTCGCTATGATTGAGCCCGCCCAAACACCCGCTATCGCGCCGCACTTAACGCCGACCTCCGCCGAGAAGTCATCCATCTCATGTGGTTATTAAAACTCATATTTAGCCGCCGAGACCGCCTGGGCCCCCTGGTCTGGGTAAGCCTTTTTGTCCTTTTGGGCGTGCTCTTTGTCGCGGTCTTCGCGCCCTGGATCGCCCCTTATGGGCTCACCGAGATCGACGTCACCCACCAGCTCGAAGGCCCCTCAATGGCCCATTGGCTGGGGACCGACGAGAACGGCGTCGACGTGCTCACCCAGATCATCTTCGGCACGCGCGTGGCGGTGTTGGTCGGCGTCTCAACGGTCGCGATTTGCTCGACCGTCGGCATCACGCTTGGCGCGATCAGCGGGTATTTCGGCGGCTGGGTTGACGAAGTCATCATGCGCATCACCGAAATCCTGATGGCCTTCCCGGGCATTCTGCTGGCGATTCTGCTCATCTTCATCACCCAACGCCCGAGCCTCTTGGCGGTGATCGGCGCGCTGTCGGTCTCCGGCTGGGCGGGCTACGCGCGCCTGGTGCGCGGGCAGGTGCTCAGCGAGCGCGAGCGCGCCTATGTCGAGGCATCGGTCGCCCTCGGGTTCCCCACCCGGCGCATCCTCTTTCGCGAGATCATCCCCAACATCCTCGCCCCGGTCATCGTCCAGGCGACCTTCGGGGTCGCCGGCGCCATCCTCGCCGAGGCCGCGCTGAGTTTCCTCGGCCTGGGCCCCCAAGATCTGCCTAGTTGGGGGGCGCTGCTCGACCAGGGCGCCACCTACTTCTTGCTCATCCCGCACCTGGCCATCTTCCCCGGCCTGGCGATTATGATCACCGTCCTGAGCATCAACTTCGTGGGCGACGGCCTGCGCGATATCCTGGACCCGCGCGCGATGACCCGCGCGCCCTGAGACACCTCAGGGTCGCCGCGACGCTTTGTCGGCACACGCCTCATCCATTCGATGGGGCGCATATTATCCATCGAGCCACCTCAACGCCCCCGCAATAACGCGCCAGGGGCGTTGAGGCGGGTCAGAAGGGCCGCTCACACCACAGATAAGGGGATGGCACGGTTCATGCTTAAGTGGCGACTGAAGTTTGGAGACCCTTAAGCAAATTGGAATATTATGTCGAAAAATTACTTGATGGTTGCGACTCTTCTAGTGATTGCATCTTTGACGGCGACGGCGTGTAGTTCCCCCCATTTATATTCTCAACCCGGGCGAGTAGCGGCGCTGGAAGCGGCCAAGACGCTCGACGCGGGCGAGCAGTCCCTGGGCGCTCAAGGAGGCGTGGGGCATGAAGCATCGATCGACCTGGCTCAAATAAGCGCCAAATACCGCTACGGTTTAAGCGATCAAATCGAGGTTGGTGTGGACGGGAATTTGCGCGTGGTCACCAATATGGAAGAGCTAAAAAAACCGGTCAACTCCACCATCTGGAGCACGCGCGTTGGCGCCAAATGGGCGCCCGCGCTCCTGCAGGACTATGTCGCGGTGACCGGCGGAGTCGCCGGCGGGACCTACGCTGCGGGCCAATTTCTCTCGCCAGA encodes:
- a CDS encoding ABC transporter permease translates to MTTFLLRRLLASIIVIFGVVTLVFLVLRAVPGDPIASILGEQALAVDKQAMRECLNLDKSLWQQYVLFWGDVANGTLGTLCGERGVTVSDKLMANIPATFQLALASLAIALMISLPLGIASALRPNSWVDNSSAVIALLGISVPSFWLGPMLLILFSITLQALPNPGSGVTGLSTLILPAITLGSALAAKLTRMTRSSMMEVLSQDYVRTAKAKGNPAWKVTIKHALRNALIPVITILGLQFGALLGGAIIVEKVFARPGLGTLLLDAINSRNYLIVQGCVIFIAFAYVVVNLLTDLIYSWVDPRIRYD
- a CDS encoding ABC transporter permease; translation: MWLLKLIFSRRDRLGPLVWVSLFVLLGVLFVAVFAPWIAPYGLTEIDVTHQLEGPSMAHWLGTDENGVDVLTQIIFGTRVAVLVGVSTVAICSTVGITLGAISGYFGGWVDEVIMRITEILMAFPGILLAILLIFITQRPSLLAVIGALSVSGWAGYARLVRGQVLSERERAYVEASVALGFPTRRILFREIIPNILAPVIVQATFGVAGAILAEAALSFLGLGPQDLPSWGALLDQGATYFLLIPHLAIFPGLAIMITVLSINFVGDGLRDILDPRAMTRAP